From the genome of Terriglobales bacterium, one region includes:
- a CDS encoding AI-2E family transporter gives MSFFDKRTASVLSTIVLFCLIAGFIYGARRILVVILFAILFAYLLEPLVSLVQRKSKFSRGSRSLAILQVYVLLLLIITGVLLSIGPRVVDEGRKLANALPSLLDQMSASDIITRFAGKHGWSLETQARLQQFFAAHRGVIDEWARDFASRATMLLANVVWLIVIPILAIFFLRDGREFANSLIEIAERSRQRQLVSSIIEDLNVILAGYIRAQLILAGLSLVAYTVVLLLLRVPYAIILGLLGGAMEFIPVAGPLVAALVIFGVAFLTGYHHLLLLVLFLALWRLVQDYVNSPRIMSGTLELHPLAALFAILAGGEIAGVIGVYLSIPIMAALRILWRRWQKYAETEQR, from the coding sequence ATGAGCTTCTTCGACAAGCGCACCGCGAGTGTACTCAGCACAATTGTGCTGTTCTGCCTGATCGCAGGATTCATTTACGGCGCCAGACGCATTCTCGTCGTCATCCTGTTCGCGATTCTCTTTGCCTACCTGCTCGAGCCTCTCGTGTCGCTGGTTCAGCGGAAGTCGAAGTTCTCCCGGGGCTCGCGCTCCCTCGCCATTCTCCAGGTTTACGTCTTGCTACTGCTGATCATCACAGGAGTGCTTCTGAGCATCGGTCCGCGGGTGGTGGATGAAGGTCGAAAGCTTGCGAACGCTCTGCCCAGCCTGCTGGATCAGATGTCGGCGAGCGACATAATTACGCGTTTCGCCGGAAAGCATGGGTGGAGCTTAGAGACGCAGGCCCGTCTACAACAGTTCTTCGCAGCGCACCGTGGAGTGATCGATGAGTGGGCAAGGGACTTTGCCAGTCGCGCGACCATGCTGCTGGCGAATGTCGTCTGGCTCATCGTGATCCCTATCCTCGCCATCTTCTTCCTGCGCGACGGACGCGAATTTGCCAACTCGCTGATCGAAATCGCGGAAAGAAGCCGGCAGCGTCAACTGGTGAGCAGCATCATTGAGGATCTCAACGTGATCCTCGCCGGATACATTCGCGCCCAGCTCATCTTGGCCGGATTATCGCTCGTGGCTTATACCGTTGTGCTGCTTCTGTTGCGCGTACCTTACGCGATCATCCTGGGCCTGCTGGGCGGGGCTATGGAATTTATTCCCGTTGCGGGTCCCCTGGTCGCAGCACTGGTAATTTTTGGCGTCGCCTTCCTGACCGGTTACCACCATTTGCTTCTTCTTGTCTTGTTTCTGGCTCTCTGGCGGTTGGTGCAGGACTATGTAAACTCCCCTCGCATCATGAGCGGCACGCTCGAACTGCATCCCCTAGCCGCCTTGTTCGCCATTCTCGCAGGCGGAGAGATCGCCGGAGTCATCGGCGTATATCTATCCATTCCGATCATGGCTGCGCTGCGCATTCTCTGGAGGCGTTGGCAGAAGTACGCAGAAACAGAGCAGCGTTGA
- a CDS encoding DsrE family protein: MKTERRSFLSWLSALPFLGWPAAALADATQSETKKRLKIMMKSAWGSDDPTRASFAFIHGLALAEAGHDVQIFLTGEATYLMRKATVDAIKPVGWPPLSETFEKLVAKRIPVFS, encoded by the coding sequence ATGAAGACCGAGCGGCGTTCGTTTCTCTCATGGTTATCCGCATTGCCATTCTTAGGATGGCCTGCAGCCGCCCTGGCGGACGCGACCCAATCTGAAACCAAGAAGCGCCTGAAGATCATGATGAAGAGCGCTTGGGGATCCGACGATCCTACGCGAGCTTCGTTTGCCTTTATCCACGGACTCGCCCTGGCCGAGGCAGGCCACGACGTGCAGATCTTCCTCACCGGCGAAGCCACTTACCTTATGCGCAAGGCCACGGTAGATGCCATCAAGCCCGTTGGCTGGCCACCCTTGAGTGAGACCTTCGAAAAGCTCGTAGCCAAGCGCATTCCCGTGTTTTCCTGA
- a CDS encoding PgaD family protein, giving the protein MNANVHVPPAPPLIQAKRLPAWLVFRDILLTVVAWIAIAQSMRYGLYLFYDYFSPPVFSLTHVKPVHVVDIWNPLSEFLLAAICLAAWLAFWAFRGTRRLRQKREAPQPIPLPTSEHAHYFGMKSEELALWKTYRIAIVTFNADNHIAGVLRRDLESTVATASSRR; this is encoded by the coding sequence ATGAACGCTAATGTGCACGTGCCACCAGCACCACCGTTGATACAGGCCAAACGACTGCCGGCCTGGCTTGTTTTCCGGGACATTTTGTTGACGGTTGTTGCATGGATTGCCATCGCCCAATCTATGCGATACGGGCTCTATCTGTTCTATGACTACTTCAGCCCTCCTGTCTTCTCGCTCACACATGTAAAACCAGTGCATGTGGTCGACATCTGGAATCCTCTAAGCGAATTCCTGTTGGCTGCGATCTGCCTGGCCGCATGGCTGGCATTTTGGGCGTTTAGAGGAACCAGACGCCTTCGCCAGAAGCGCGAAGCTCCGCAACCAATTCCTTTGCCGACCAGCGAGCATGCTCACTATTTCGGAATGAAGTCCGAGGAACTCGCCCTCTGGAAGACTTATCGAATCGCGATCGTCACCTTCAATGCCGACAACCACATCGCCGGTGTATTGCGGAGAGATCTCGAATCGACGGTCGCTACGGCAAGCAGCCGTCGATGA
- the pgaC gene encoding poly-beta-1,6-N-acetyl-D-glucosamine synthase yields MFSETVVRGTQSFCFGYPFIMSWYWMAGGILYRWLRERHQPPPWEPPQLDSYPAVSVLVPCHNEAANATEVFTALAALDYPDYEVIAINDGSTDNTAEILNDLSRRIERLRVVHLARNQGKAVALNCGAMLANAEILVCIDGDALLDVNALTWIVRRFLLDGSIGGITGNPRIRNRSTVLARLQVGEYGTIVGLIKRTQSLFGWVFTVSGVICAFRKRSLQEAGWWSPKTVTDDVELSWRIQLSGWRVTYQANAICWILMPETLRGLWRQRLRWSEGGTQTVLMSTLRIWRLRHWKSWIVWGNYITSILWSFTILGAMSLWLLERVGLPLNTGLPKVSLLPAWWGAILTATYLLQATVGLSLERRFETGLLRTIFWLSWYPVFFWMLQAMTAVAAVPRAIVRMYRPRGTWTSPDRGVA; encoded by the coding sequence ATGTTTTCGGAAACGGTAGTTCGCGGGACTCAATCTTTCTGCTTCGGCTATCCATTCATTATGTCCTGGTACTGGATGGCCGGCGGAATACTCTATCGCTGGCTGCGAGAACGGCATCAGCCTCCACCTTGGGAACCGCCGCAACTGGATTCTTATCCGGCAGTATCAGTTCTCGTCCCTTGCCATAACGAAGCAGCTAACGCTACCGAAGTCTTTACCGCTCTCGCGGCGCTCGATTACCCCGATTACGAAGTGATCGCGATCAACGATGGATCGACCGACAACACTGCCGAAATTCTGAACGATCTGTCGCGGCGTATTGAACGCCTGCGCGTGGTACATCTGGCTCGCAATCAGGGCAAAGCCGTAGCGCTCAACTGCGGAGCGATGCTGGCAAATGCCGAGATTCTCGTCTGTATTGATGGCGACGCGCTGCTGGACGTCAATGCGCTGACGTGGATCGTTCGACGGTTTCTCCTGGATGGTTCCATTGGGGGAATCACGGGAAATCCGCGCATACGGAATCGATCCACAGTGCTGGCCCGGTTGCAAGTCGGCGAGTATGGCACGATCGTTGGCCTGATTAAGCGTACGCAGAGTTTGTTCGGATGGGTGTTTACCGTTTCGGGAGTGATTTGCGCGTTTCGGAAGCGCTCGCTGCAGGAGGCTGGCTGGTGGTCCCCCAAGACCGTCACTGACGATGTGGAACTGAGTTGGCGGATTCAACTTTCCGGGTGGCGCGTTACCTACCAGGCCAACGCGATCTGTTGGATTCTGATGCCCGAAACTCTCCGGGGTCTGTGGAGACAGCGACTGCGCTGGTCCGAAGGTGGCACCCAAACTGTGCTTATGTCTACGCTGCGGATTTGGCGGCTGCGCCACTGGAAGAGCTGGATCGTTTGGGGAAACTATATTACGAGCATCCTCTGGTCTTTCACGATTTTGGGCGCCATGAGCTTGTGGCTACTGGAACGAGTGGGATTGCCGTTGAACACCGGACTCCCTAAAGTGAGCCTCCTTCCCGCCTGGTGGGGGGCAATATTAACCGCAACCTACTTGTTGCAAGCCACGGTGGGCCTGTCATTAGAGCGGCGATTCGAAACGGGGCTTCTCCGCACCATCTTTTGGCTGTCCTGGTATCCGGTGTTTTTCTGGATGCTTCAAGCGATGACGGCGGTCGCCGCAGTGCCCAGAGCGATCGTGCGGATGTACAGGCCGCGGGGCACGTGGACCAGTCCCGACCGAGGGGTGGCATGA
- the pgaB gene encoding poly-beta-1,6-N-acetyl-D-glucosamine N-deacetylase PgaB yields MKRVASLAVLLVLCTSTSFSDKQGLRFVSITLHDVVDTREELSADAITTDRLVALFEFLRGDGWTAISLDDVYQASRLGHPLPDRAVLITIDDGYRSLHTRVFPLLLAYRMPAVAALVGSWIETDVSRKRYISWAEAREMERSGLVEFASHTYDLHHGMLGNPQGSLLPAAGFRKYDPISGYEDEHQYRIRIREDLDKSVALMKRELGKAPRALAWPYGRYTAAADDVARDAGFTLALTLDSEPADASKPMALARYLLSADSDYKKIVSDLRALTKPPSVQRLVRLDPSTLWTADAHETEARLGRAIERVRKLGATSIVIDAALTGPDGTLSATWFPNSSLPVQADVFSRAAWQMHVRAGVRVFGRLPVKAALNTLKDPERVLALCRDFGVAAPIDGFVLTEVPQLAAMKTESGLEDETPWAVEKWRKAVEYSALNPSDALALRCFRIVEAARPQLSLALFSTDQTLAGPSSIADMTLIATPNNPKEAARLLERLKKLAGSPELFPRRLGVWIEGSKPPSSSDLIAIARMFQRNGISVIGWADDMIGDKPQAALVAGSVSASSFPVKF; encoded by the coding sequence ATGAAACGCGTAGCTTCGCTGGCCGTTTTGCTTGTGCTGTGCACTTCGACCTCTTTCTCCGACAAGCAAGGGTTACGATTCGTGTCTATCACGCTTCATGACGTTGTGGACACTCGAGAAGAACTGAGCGCGGATGCGATCACGACCGACCGCTTGGTGGCTCTGTTCGAGTTCCTGCGAGGGGACGGATGGACAGCGATCTCCCTCGACGATGTGTACCAGGCGTCCAGGCTGGGCCATCCCTTGCCGGACCGCGCCGTTCTGATAACGATTGACGACGGTTACCGCAGTCTCCACACGCGGGTCTTCCCACTTCTCCTCGCTTATCGGATGCCGGCGGTCGCAGCTCTCGTGGGCAGTTGGATCGAGACCGATGTGTCGCGCAAGCGCTATATCTCCTGGGCGGAGGCGCGCGAGATGGAGCGCAGCGGGCTTGTTGAGTTTGCTTCGCACACCTATGACTTACACCACGGAATGCTGGGAAACCCGCAGGGAAGTCTGCTCCCGGCGGCTGGCTTCCGCAAGTATGATCCCATTTCGGGATACGAAGACGAACACCAATACCGGATCCGAATCCGGGAAGATCTCGATAAATCCGTGGCTTTGATGAAACGCGAATTGGGCAAAGCGCCGCGGGCGCTGGCTTGGCCTTATGGCCGATATACGGCCGCGGCTGATGACGTAGCGCGCGATGCAGGCTTCACGCTTGCCCTGACTCTGGATTCTGAGCCGGCCGATGCTTCCAAGCCCATGGCGCTTGCCCGATACCTTTTGTCCGCAGATTCCGACTACAAAAAGATCGTGAGCGATCTGCGTGCGCTCACCAAGCCGCCATCGGTGCAGCGTCTCGTCCGGCTAGACCCATCCACTCTCTGGACTGCCGATGCCCACGAGACTGAGGCTCGTCTGGGTCGTGCGATAGAACGGGTCCGTAAGCTGGGCGCCACTTCGATAGTAATCGACGCTGCCCTGACGGGCCCCGATGGCACGCTCAGCGCCACGTGGTTTCCCAACAGCTCTTTGCCCGTGCAAGCCGACGTGTTCTCACGCGCTGCCTGGCAGATGCACGTGCGCGCAGGCGTGCGTGTGTTCGGAAGACTCCCCGTAAAGGCTGCGCTCAATACTTTGAAAGATCCCGAGCGCGTTCTCGCTCTTTGCCGCGATTTTGGCGTGGCGGCTCCAATCGATGGTTTCGTGCTCACCGAAGTGCCGCAATTGGCGGCAATGAAGACGGAAAGCGGCCTGGAAGACGAAACACCATGGGCGGTGGAAAAGTGGCGTAAGGCGGTGGAATACAGCGCACTGAACCCGTCCGACGCGCTGGCCCTTCGTTGCTTCCGAATTGTCGAAGCTGCCCGCCCGCAATTGAGTCTGGCCCTGTTCAGCACCGACCAAACGCTGGCCGGGCCTAGCTCGATCGCGGATATGACGTTGATCGCAACTCCCAACAATCCGAAGGAGGCTGCTCGTTTGCTTGAGCGGCTGAAGAAGCTCGCTGGATCGCCGGAGCTTTTTCCGCGACGCCTCGGAGTTTGGATCGAAGGCTCGAAGCCTCCGAGTTCCTCCGATTTGATCGCTATTGCTCGCATGTTTCAAAGAAATGGAATCAGCGTGATCGGCTGGGCCGACGACATGATCGGTGACAAGCCTCAGGCGGCGCTGGTAGCCGGCTCGGTTTCAGCCAGCTCGTTCCCTGTGAAGTTCTGA
- the pgaA gene encoding poly-beta-1,6 N-acetyl-D-glucosamine export porin PgaA yields the protein MPIDKARAIRLCIGRDALSLLTILFLALGNARGQSREDAVRAAREGHTEEAIRVLESMIAKDSRDTAAALDLATILTWAKRPRDATNVFERAAVHEPPEHVLFAMVRAYRDQQRFGLAQELAEEGLRRFPKGKAWFLLNTLLSGDIAMAAGDSFGALRAYATARELAPDDSGLASVMSGILMRLNAPYGAASLVSTPDLGIEAGKAAALVRWGTEFVSPEPAKRFERTDAALARLEVLIREASAAQPLDRGLLLRLKRDRVLALRNRERWNDAVRAAAGLREEGDVLPPYVREAEADSLLALRHPEQALKAYEEVLAADPRNKDARQGLFYAQVETEDFNAAFATVDAMAGKEAPAIRPPLMPGPVENPDWLDAQVLAGQARHYASIESQGWKRLKPLANGAPALGYLRAALGGVAANRGWPRRADEEIEIATEVAREDRGIQIALADSCLRRKRFREAQERIEQLNLLYPGDVAVQRSMRDVAAEQAVELQVNTVLRHESGNATNRPGSEIDTTARLYLPAFGERWRPFTEFDYSFAKPPEGSVHRVRYGAGAQARWPDFTLEAIAWNNAGQLSRGGATLAGSWEATDQWSFSASGELFSAETPLRAVLHGITANGGSFRTAYAKNESFSISARMGALSFSDGNQRFEGGVSLFRRLRDRPHFKLNIRPEFYASHNTRLDAPYFNPQHDTSANIAVELDHILWRRYERSFRQNLTAGMGPYWEALYRPDWIGQISYRQSFELQPGLEIRYGVDLARRVYDGQPVRDLGIVASLDKRFL from the coding sequence GTGCCGATAGACAAAGCAAGAGCCATTCGCTTGTGCATTGGCCGTGACGCGCTGAGTCTGCTGACGATCCTGTTTTTGGCATTGGGGAATGCGCGTGGACAGAGCCGGGAAGACGCTGTACGCGCAGCAAGGGAGGGCCATACTGAAGAAGCAATTCGTGTGCTGGAAAGCATGATCGCGAAAGACTCCAGGGACACTGCGGCTGCTCTTGATTTGGCGACCATCTTGACATGGGCGAAGCGACCACGTGATGCCACCAATGTATTCGAGCGGGCGGCCGTTCACGAACCGCCGGAGCATGTCCTGTTTGCAATGGTTCGTGCCTATCGAGACCAGCAGAGGTTCGGGCTCGCGCAAGAACTTGCCGAAGAAGGGCTTCGGCGCTTTCCCAAGGGAAAGGCATGGTTCCTTCTGAATACCCTCCTGAGTGGTGACATCGCGATGGCTGCAGGCGATAGCTTTGGAGCCCTCCGAGCGTACGCAACTGCGCGTGAGCTCGCACCTGACGACAGCGGCCTAGCCTCCGTCATGAGCGGCATTCTCATGCGCTTGAATGCACCTTACGGAGCGGCTTCACTAGTCTCAACTCCCGATTTAGGAATCGAAGCGGGAAAAGCGGCGGCGCTGGTGCGTTGGGGCACGGAGTTTGTGTCGCCTGAGCCGGCGAAGCGTTTTGAACGAACCGATGCGGCGCTTGCCAGGCTGGAAGTCCTGATTCGGGAAGCTTCGGCTGCGCAACCCCTCGATCGAGGACTGCTACTGCGCCTGAAGCGAGACCGGGTGCTCGCGCTCCGAAACCGTGAGCGCTGGAATGATGCCGTGCGGGCGGCTGCAGGGTTGCGCGAGGAAGGCGACGTTTTGCCTCCTTACGTGCGGGAAGCCGAGGCCGATTCTCTGCTGGCCCTTCGGCATCCAGAACAAGCATTGAAGGCTTACGAAGAAGTTCTTGCCGCCGACCCGCGGAACAAAGATGCAAGGCAAGGTTTGTTTTATGCACAAGTGGAAACGGAAGACTTCAATGCGGCGTTTGCCACAGTCGACGCCATGGCCGGAAAGGAGGCACCTGCGATTCGCCCACCTCTTATGCCGGGTCCGGTCGAGAATCCTGACTGGCTGGATGCGCAGGTTTTGGCAGGCCAGGCACGTCATTACGCAAGCATTGAGTCTCAGGGATGGAAGCGCCTTAAGCCGTTGGCCAATGGGGCCCCGGCGCTAGGTTACTTGCGCGCAGCGCTGGGAGGGGTTGCTGCAAACAGGGGTTGGCCGCGCCGCGCTGACGAAGAAATCGAAATCGCAACAGAAGTGGCGCGAGAGGACAGAGGCATCCAGATCGCGTTGGCGGACTCCTGCCTGCGGCGAAAACGATTTCGCGAGGCACAGGAGCGCATAGAACAATTGAACCTCCTCTACCCAGGTGATGTCGCAGTACAACGGTCAATGCGAGATGTCGCGGCCGAGCAAGCCGTGGAGTTGCAGGTCAATACGGTATTACGTCACGAGAGTGGAAACGCCACCAATCGTCCAGGATCTGAAATCGACACTACCGCCCGCCTTTACCTCCCCGCGTTCGGCGAGAGATGGCGTCCCTTCACCGAATTCGACTATTCCTTCGCGAAGCCGCCGGAAGGGTCTGTCCATCGCGTTCGCTATGGAGCAGGGGCTCAAGCGCGATGGCCAGACTTCACGCTCGAAGCAATCGCCTGGAACAATGCCGGACAACTCTCGCGCGGCGGCGCAACCCTCGCGGGCAGTTGGGAGGCGACAGATCAGTGGAGCTTCTCCGCGAGCGGGGAGCTGTTTTCCGCCGAAACACCGCTGCGCGCGGTGCTCCACGGCATTACGGCGAACGGAGGAAGCTTTAGAACCGCTTACGCCAAAAATGAATCCTTTTCCATTTCGGCACGGATGGGGGCCCTCTCGTTCTCGGACGGCAACCAGCGCTTCGAAGGTGGCGTGTCGCTGTTCCGTCGTCTCAGAGACCGGCCGCATTTCAAGTTAAACATTCGCCCCGAGTTTTACGCCTCACACAACACGCGGCTCGACGCGCCATACTTCAACCCGCAGCACGATACCTCAGCAAACATTGCTGTGGAACTCGACCACATTCTCTGGCGCCGCTATGAACGCAGCTTTCGGCAGAACCTCACAGCGGGCATGGGACCATATTGGGAAGCGCTTTACCGGCCCGATTGGATTGGGCAAATAAGCTATCGACAGAGTTTCGAACTCCAGCCGGGCCTGGAGATCCGCTATGGTGTGGACCTTGCTCGCCGCGTCTACGATGGGCAACCCGTCCGCGACCTCGGAATCGTTGCAAGTTTAGACAAGCGGTTTTTATGA
- a CDS encoding DUF1801 domain-containing protein, producing the protein MKKKRSVPMESASAFIDQKIKELGDWRGKTLAKVRGIIHQADPEIVEEWKWVKPTNPGTPVFSHGGIVCTGETHKNVVKMTFAKGAALKDPSGLFNSSLDGNVRRAIDIHEGDKVDEGALKDLIRAAVALNLKGKSNPKPKPKPRRATSKSAD; encoded by the coding sequence ATGAAGAAGAAAAGGAGCGTCCCAATGGAATCTGCCTCTGCATTCATCGACCAGAAGATTAAGGAACTTGGGGACTGGCGCGGGAAGACGCTCGCGAAAGTCCGCGGAATCATCCACCAGGCAGACCCTGAGATCGTCGAAGAGTGGAAGTGGGTGAAACCAACGAACCCCGGAACACCGGTCTTTTCCCACGGCGGCATCGTCTGCACGGGAGAGACGCACAAGAACGTCGTTAAGATGACATTTGCCAAGGGAGCTGCGTTGAAGGACCCTTCAGGTCTATTCAACTCCAGCCTCGATGGGAATGTCAGGCGCGCTATCGATATCCACGAAGGCGACAAGGTCGATGAGGGGGCCTTGAAGGATCTCATCCGCGCTGCAGTGGCGCTCAACCTCAAGGGCAAAAGCAATCCGAAGCCCAAGCCGAAGCCCCGGCGAGCCACCAGCAAGAGCGCCGACTAG
- a CDS encoding SRPBCC family protein produces the protein MSDRAQYTPGPASGAQVVKKDGELWTLILTRELLHKPEKVWRALTEPAHLREWAPFEADRNLGTAGTTVKFSWLGATSAQTEIKITRADAPKVLEYNWGDANTRWELEPFAGGTRLTMWHSLDRRFIAMGAAGWHICFDVLDHLLSGTPIGRIAGGEAMKFDGWQRLHKEYAQQFGIPMPNWPKTSQNS, from the coding sequence ATGAGCGATCGCGCGCAGTACACACCGGGGCCGGCCAGCGGGGCGCAGGTGGTAAAGAAAGACGGAGAGCTGTGGACGCTCATTCTCACCAGAGAACTGCTCCACAAGCCGGAAAAAGTCTGGCGCGCGCTTACCGAGCCGGCGCATCTGCGCGAGTGGGCACCCTTTGAAGCGGATCGAAACCTGGGTACGGCTGGAACCACAGTGAAGTTCAGTTGGTTGGGAGCTACCAGTGCGCAGACCGAGATAAAAATCACGCGAGCCGACGCTCCCAAGGTGCTGGAGTACAACTGGGGTGACGCCAATACTCGTTGGGAACTCGAACCCTTTGCCGGCGGCACGCGCCTGACGATGTGGCACAGTCTCGATCGCCGCTTCATCGCAATGGGTGCTGCCGGGTGGCACATTTGCTTCGACGTTCTGGATCACCTTCTAAGCGGAACTCCCATCGGCCGCATCGCTGGCGGCGAAGCCATGAAGTTCGATGGTTGGCAGCGGCTGCACAAGGAGTACGCCCAGCAATTCGGCATCCCAATGCCCAACTGGCCGAAGACGTCTCAAAACTCGTGA
- a CDS encoding VOC family protein has protein sequence MKIKVTSVYVNDQDKALRFYTEVLGFAKKTDCSQGPYRWLAVASPEEPDGTELQLALNNNPAAKAYQQAIFQQSQPAAMFFTDDVRGDYERIKARGAEFTMPPTDVTGSTIAMLKDTCGNLIQLTQLARYSR, from the coding sequence ATGAAAATCAAAGTGACCAGCGTATATGTGAATGATCAGGACAAAGCCCTGCGCTTCTATACGGAGGTACTGGGTTTTGCCAAGAAGACCGATTGCAGTCAGGGCCCATATCGCTGGCTGGCCGTGGCCTCGCCGGAGGAGCCGGACGGCACTGAGCTGCAGTTGGCGTTAAACAACAACCCCGCGGCCAAAGCGTATCAGCAGGCGATCTTTCAACAGAGCCAGCCCGCGGCCATGTTTTTCACCGACGACGTCAGGGGCGACTATGAGCGGATCAAGGCCCGCGGCGCCGAGTTCACGATGCCGCCCACCGACGTGACCGGCTCGACGATTGCGATGCTGAAAGATACCTGCGGCAACCTCATTCAGCTCACCCAGTTGGCACGCTATTCGCGTTAA
- a CDS encoding metalloregulator ArsR/SmtB family transcription factor: MGSVFEIIAEPNRRAILSLLVSSQQSVGEIERQLRMPQPTVSKHLRVLREAGFVESTVDAQRRLYRLKPEPFQEVDDWLAQFRRFWSARVDALERHLDRMDKDQSTPKKRKTRSKLRM, from the coding sequence GTGGGATCTGTGTTCGAAATCATTGCGGAGCCGAACCGCCGCGCGATATTGAGCCTGCTGGTCTCGTCACAACAGTCGGTGGGAGAGATCGAGCGTCAACTCCGTATGCCGCAGCCGACCGTGTCAAAACACCTGCGCGTGCTGCGCGAGGCCGGTTTCGTGGAGTCTACGGTGGACGCACAGCGCCGTCTCTACCGACTGAAGCCTGAACCATTTCAGGAAGTCGATGACTGGCTGGCTCAGTTCCGCCGTTTCTGGTCCGCTCGCGTGGATGCGCTCGAACGCCACCTCGATCGCATGGATAAAGATCAATCAACACCAAAGAAAAGGAAGACGCGGTCTAAACTGCGGATGTGA